The proteins below come from a single Patescibacteria group bacterium genomic window:
- a CDS encoding transposase, which yields MTLEKIYLPEQYYFITTNILNKEWVFGKLIHGIYEPNERLCVAFIKALNELRKIMGFLLSGYVIMPNHVHLILKTAENESFDTAEDKSSATRFNDVGIPTRVGENSFSPGHNISQIMKAIKGRSARIINEILGKNGQLWQHSFYEHGIRNEQDFIEKLNYIHFNPVRAGLVEDQSDFKYSSYQNYHLDDDLIIKIDKIDL from the coding sequence ATGACTTTAGAAAAGATATATTTACCGGAACAATATTATTTTATTACCACTAATATTCTAAATAAAGAATGGGTTTTTGGTAAATTAATACATGGTATTTATGAACCAAATGAAAGATTATGCGTAGCGTTTATCAAAGCATTAAATGAATTAAGAAAAATAATGGGGTTTTTACTATCAGGATATGTCATTATGCCCAATCATGTGCATTTAATATTGAAAACAGCGGAAAATGAATCTTTTGATACAGCTGAAGATAAATCTTCAGCTACGCGTTTTAATGATGTGGGCATCCCAACCCGCGTAGGCGAAAATTCATTTTCGCCTGGTCATAATATTTCCCAAATAATGAAAGCAATAAAAGGAAGATCTGCAAGAATTATCAATGAAATATTGGGAAAAAACGGCCAATTATGGCAACATAGCTTTTATGAGCATGGGATAAGAAATGAACAGGATTTTATTGAAAAATTAAATTACATACATTTCAATCCAGTGCGTGCCGGTTTAGTAGAGGACCAGTCGGATTTCAAATATTCCAGTTACCAGAATTATCATTTAGATGATGATTTGATTATTAAAATTGATAAAATTGATTTATAA
- a CDS encoding flippase: MSIKKIFSSTIFLMFSRILFRVISAVIGILLARFLGVEQFGQYATVIAFVNLFMVFNDLGVSRYSLIEGSRDKEKLATLLGNGLVIELVLSLFLYGLMAIIINLVGYSAIIIELFIILAVAELLFESRKIYQSTLQSLTKFYLISWQQIIYSVLFLSLVLVSVLYKPEVKVIAYIQLFVSALLFLIYLVFVFKYIRPVVKLREIPAMLKRSWIFCISSVFFIVYFQIDIVMLSIMKTEVDVGLYSAAYRLVVAFYMIPQIIFQVALPYIYKFSLTDKEKFSRITHTIQKYLLAMAVPITVIFLFGADQIINLIYGKEYLPAAVVMQIMGIIIIIRFFTYSSAESITAINRQKIRATIEGITAVLNIVLNLFLIPRYGFTGSAVATLVSELVLGVLFYIYIEKYFKQGMFIGLKYLFPALLSGILMSVIFFELSGRINIVFNSIVSTIVYLVALYLLKFLSSYDIKLIKEIFPFFNKSSNNNE; encoded by the coding sequence ATGAGCATAAAAAAAATATTTTCTTCCACCATATTTCTAATGTTCTCCCGCATATTATTCCGGGTGATTAGTGCTGTGATTGGAATACTTTTAGCGAGATTCCTGGGTGTTGAACAGTTCGGGCAATACGCCACCGTAATAGCCTTTGTAAACCTGTTTATGGTGTTTAATGATCTGGGTGTTTCCAGATACAGCCTGATTGAAGGTTCAAGGGATAAGGAAAAACTGGCTACCCTGCTGGGCAACGGGTTAGTGATTGAACTGGTGCTCTCACTGTTTTTGTACGGATTAATGGCAATAATTATTAACCTGGTCGGTTATTCAGCTATAATTATTGAACTGTTTATTATTCTCGCTGTAGCAGAACTTCTTTTCGAAAGCAGAAAAATATACCAGTCAACTCTGCAGTCGTTAACAAAATTTTATCTGATTAGCTGGCAACAGATTATTTATTCTGTCTTGTTTCTTTCATTGGTATTGGTTTCTGTATTGTACAAACCTGAAGTAAAAGTTATCGCCTATATCCAGCTATTCGTCTCTGCTTTGTTATTTCTTATCTATCTGGTTTTTGTTTTCAAATATATCCGTCCGGTTGTCAAACTGCGTGAAATACCCGCTATGCTGAAACGTTCGTGGATATTCTGTATATCCTCTGTATTTTTTATTGTTTACTTTCAGATCGATATTGTAATGCTCTCAATCATGAAGACGGAGGTGGATGTCGGACTTTATTCTGCGGCATATCGGCTGGTTGTTGCTTTCTATATGATACCGCAGATTATTTTCCAGGTTGCCTTGCCATATATATATAAATTCAGCCTGACCGATAAAGAGAAGTTCAGCAGAATCACCCATACAATCCAGAAATACCTTCTGGCTATGGCAGTTCCAATTACAGTCATTTTCTTGTTTGGTGCAGATCAGATTATTAACCTTATCTATGGGAAGGAATATCTGCCTGCGGCGGTTGTGATGCAAATCATGGGTATTATAATCATTATCCGATTCTTTACCTATTCTTCTGCAGAATCAATCACCGCGATCAACAGACAAAAAATCCGTGCGACAATCGAGGGTATTACTGCTGTTTTGAATATTGTACTAAATCTGTTTTTAATCCCCCGCTATGGTTTTACCGGATCGGCCGTCGCGACTTTGGTATCCGAATTAGTTTTGGGCGTACTATTTTATATTTACATAGAGAAATATTTTAAGCAGGGAATGTTTATAGGATTAAAATATTTATTTCCCGCCCTATTATCAGGAATACTTATGTCGGTGATATTCTTTGAACTTTCCGGCAGAATTAATATAGTATTCAACTCAATTGTCAGCACTATTGTGTATCTGGTTGCATTATACCTGTTAAAATTTTTATCCTCCTATGATATAAAGCTGATCAAGGAAATCTTCCCATTTTTCAATAAGTCTTCAAATAATAATGAATAA
- a CDS encoding NAD(P)-binding domain-containing protein: MNKYIKKTKLSIYGLGNFGYAFLKHFDRKHTGLNIYGYDRDKTLMAHLRKERTHLSLYQDYKVSRSVIFANNVKELLEDCDILVLAIPSNATREVMKIIKPYLPNGISIVNTSKALDYQSGKRLSQIVRAELKNKNFKYALFAGGTIAADLFKHNLWARLWHVKIKKSCLLW; this comes from the coding sequence ATGAATAAATATATTAAAAAAACGAAGCTATCAATTTACGGACTGGGTAATTTTGGTTACGCATTCCTGAAACATTTCGACAGAAAACACACCGGTTTAAATATATACGGATATGACCGTGATAAAACCCTTATGGCACATTTAAGAAAAGAACGCACTCACCTTTCGTTATACCAGGATTATAAGGTTTCGCGGAGTGTTATTTTTGCAAACAATGTCAAAGAATTACTGGAAGATTGCGACATTCTTGTTTTGGCAATTCCCTCAAATGCAACCAGGGAAGTAATGAAAATAATCAAGCCGTATTTACCCAACGGCATATCAATTGTCAACACATCTAAGGCGCTTGATTATCAGTCAGGTAAAAGACTTTCGCAAATTGTCAGAGCAGAGCTTAAAAACAAAAATTTCAAATACGCTTTATTTGCCGGCGGAACAATTGCCGCTGATCTTTTTAAACATAACCTTTGGGCGCGACTATGGCATGTGAAGATAAAAAAATCCTGCCTACTCTGGTAA
- a CDS encoding NAD(P)H-dependent glycerol-3-phosphate dehydrogenase, giving the protein MACEDKKILPTLVNIFESSNLRVYPSNDLVGVEYASAFKNVVSVLAGIIKGMGFSYGSETHIITVIADELENIAIGHFGANKATFSMKSQAWSNDLWMSCTGSTRNREFGILLGKGISAKKAVLIMKKQGKTIEGINTIAILDTIVPLKNYPLLKFLHSLIVKKNIKVDAIKEIIFKQ; this is encoded by the coding sequence ATGGCATGTGAAGATAAAAAAATCCTGCCTACTCTGGTAAATATTTTTGAATCCAGCAATCTGCGCGTTTATCCGAGTAATGATCTGGTGGGAGTAGAATACGCTTCAGCCTTTAAAAACGTGGTTTCCGTCCTGGCGGGGATAATTAAGGGAATGGGCTTCTCCTATGGCTCGGAAACGCATATTATAACAGTTATTGCAGATGAGCTGGAAAACATCGCTATAGGCCATTTTGGAGCTAATAAAGCCACATTTAGCATGAAAAGCCAGGCCTGGAGCAATGATCTTTGGATGTCCTGTACGGGGTCTACTAGAAACAGGGAATTTGGTATATTATTAGGCAAAGGGATATCGGCAAAAAAAGCCGTCCTGATAATGAAAAAACAGGGGAAAACGATCGAAGGGATAAACACGATTGCTATCCTAGATACCATAGTCCCCCTGAAAAATTACCCCCTTTTAAAATTTTTACATTCACTGATTGTAAAAAAGAATATAAAAGTTGATGCAATTAAAGAAATAATATTTAAACAATAA